In one window of Paraflavitalea soli DNA:
- the rny gene encoding ribonuclease Y, which produces MDPNALTYIIGGVGLLAGIIAGKFIFAKNTQKQIDEAEQQAKKLLADAQTQAETVKQQKQLESKERFLQLKSEHEKEVGERNRKLVDSENRVRQKEQTINQKVDQLDKQVKENEAIKENLNRQIEVVNLKRNELEKHQEEHIRRLEKIAGLTADEAKKQLVESLKQEATTQALALQQEIIDDAKQKANKEARKIIIQSIQRTAAEQAIENSITVFNLESDEIKGQIIGREGRNIRAIEAATGVDLIVDDTPEAIILSSFDPLRREIARLSLTRLVTDGRIHPARIEEIVEKTRRQIEEQVMEIGERTVIELGIHGLHKELVRIVGKMRFRSSYGQNLLMHSREVANLCGIMAAELGLNPKLAKRAGLLHDIGKVPDEESELSHALLGAKLAEKYGENPAVVNAIGAHHDEMEMQYVISPIVQACDAISGARPGARREIMQQYLQRIKDLENLALAYQGVEKAYAIQAGRELRVIVEADKVTDADSDKLSFEIAQKIQTEMTFPGQIKVTVIREKRSVNVAR; this is translated from the coding sequence ATGGATCCGAACGCATTAACCTATATAATTGGAGGAGTTGGACTACTGGCAGGCATCATAGCAGGAAAGTTCATCTTTGCTAAAAACACCCAGAAACAGATAGACGAGGCAGAACAACAAGCCAAAAAACTGCTCGCCGACGCCCAAACCCAGGCCGAAACTGTCAAACAACAAAAACAATTAGAGTCCAAAGAACGATTCCTTCAACTCAAAAGTGAGCACGAAAAAGAGGTTGGAGAACGCAACCGTAAACTGGTTGATTCAGAGAACAGGGTTCGCCAGAAAGAACAAACCATCAACCAGAAGGTAGACCAGCTGGACAAACAGGTAAAGGAGAACGAAGCCATCAAGGAAAACCTGAACCGCCAGATCGAAGTCGTTAACCTCAAGCGCAATGAACTGGAAAAACACCAGGAGGAACATATCCGCCGCCTGGAAAAAATAGCCGGTCTCACCGCCGATGAAGCCAAAAAGCAATTGGTAGAAAGCCTCAAACAGGAAGCTACCACCCAGGCCCTGGCCCTCCAGCAGGAGATCATCGACGATGCCAAGCAAAAGGCCAATAAAGAAGCCCGCAAGATCATCATCCAGTCTATACAACGTACTGCCGCAGAACAGGCGATCGAAAACTCCATCACCGTATTCAACCTCGAAAGTGATGAGATCAAAGGACAGATCATCGGCCGCGAAGGTCGTAATATCAGGGCCATCGAAGCCGCTACCGGCGTAGACCTGATCGTGGATGACACCCCCGAGGCCATCATCCTGTCTTCTTTCGACCCCCTGCGTCGTGAAATTGCCCGTTTAAGCCTTACCAGGCTCGTTACCGACGGCCGTATCCACCCCGCCCGTATCGAGGAGATCGTGGAAAAGACCCGTCGCCAGATCGAAGAGCAGGTAATGGAGATCGGAGAACGTACCGTTATCGAACTCGGCATCCATGGCTTGCACAAAGAACTGGTACGTATCGTAGGTAAAATGCGTTTCCGCTCCTCGTACGGCCAGAACTTGTTGATGCACAGCCGTGAAGTAGCCAACCTGTGCGGTATTATGGCTGCAGAACTGGGCCTCAATCCCAAACTGGCCAAACGTGCCGGTCTCCTCCACGATATTGGTAAAGTGCCTGATGAAGAATCTGAACTGAGCCACGCCCTCCTCGGAGCCAAGCTGGCCGAAAAATATGGCGAAAATCCAGCCGTAGTGAATGCCATCGGCGCTCACCACGATGAAATGGAAATGCAATACGTGATCTCCCCCATCGTGCAGGCCTGCGACGCCATCAGCGGCGCACGACCCGGTGCCCGTCGTGAGATCATGCAGCAATACCTCCAGCGTATCAAGGACCTGGAAAACCTCGCGTTGGCCTATCAGGGTGTTGAAAAAGCCTACGCTATTCAGGCTGGCCGCGAATTGCGCGTGATTGTAGAGGCTGACAAGGTAACCGATGCGGATTCCGACAAGCTTTCTTTCGAGATTGCCCAAAAGATCCAAACCGAAATGACCTTCCCCGGCCAGATCAAGGTAACCGTGATCCGCGAAAAACGGTCCGTGAACGTAGCCAGGTAA